The Nomia melanderi isolate GNS246 chromosome 7, iyNomMela1, whole genome shotgun sequence genome includes a window with the following:
- the LOC116428915 gene encoding WD repeat-containing protein 13 isoform X2 yields MVTTWHQQVFALDAKYNAQRVNKLPSLGMLYIRRRNQLLKEKFCKDPKICEKYLKLRSKLLFLRYGESLEQNSLGSHTTEEEKSEIKTKLCSKQRKSIAENFAFDGVHHVFDQHNAPVTMLKFANNDKSKLCCASLDGLLSICETISVPPKVTALLKGHKKGVTALDWSISNDLIVSSSLDGTIRLWNVAAEISPAFLREVKDQQRAEVLCCGFIPINNNLVIAGNSQGLVQILNISTGIYTRGGSCKIGGKVLSLTCEGSGGLVIWAGNDRGIIMSFQLEPGTGRLTKLRRVQKIGGMITSLSWRSWFSRNAPWPALLVSSACNAILLYHIIDNQGSLTLWTKYPIKHKQHFVRSTFGPQMESCLIATGSEDGTIHLLDSARQGKAVKINRLEGHATPTLALCFNYDESLFASADHQGLIIVWRNRQRHI; encoded by the exons ATGGTTACTACATGGCATCAGCAAGTGTTTGCTCTTGATGCAAAATATAATGCTCAACGTGTAAACAAGTTACCTTCTTTag gTATGCTTTATATTCGTCGTAGAAATCAGTTATTAAAGGAAAAGTTTTGTAAAGATCCAAAAATCTGtgaaaagtatttgaaattgagatcaaaattattatttttacgatATGGTGAGAGCTTAGAACAAAATAGTCTTGGAAGTCATACAACGGAAGAAGAAAAATCAGAGAtcaaaacaaaattatgtagTAAACAACGAAAATCAATAGCTGAAAATTTTGCATTTGATGGAGTGCATCATGTTTTTGATCAACACAATGCTCCTGTAACAATGTTGAAATTTGCTAATaatgataaatcaaaattatgcTGCGCATCATTGGATGGGTTATTATCAATATGCGAGACTATTAGTGTCCCTCCAAAAGTAACAGCATTGTTGAAAGGTCATAAAAAGGGTGTTACTGCATTAGATTGGAGTATAAGTAATGATCTCATAGTTTCATCTTCTTTGGATGGTACTATAAGACTTTGGAATGTTGCTGCAGAAATTAGTCCAGCTTTTTTACGAGAAGTTAAGGATCAACAGAGAGCAGAAGTGTTATGTTGTGGATTTAtacctataaataataatttagttatAGCTGGCAATTCACAGGGACttgtacaaattttaaatatatctactGGTATATACACACGTGGTGGATCTTGTAAAATTGGAGGAAAA GTTTTATCATTGACTTGCGAAGGCAGTGGTGGTTTGGTGATATGGGCTGGAAATGATAGAGGAATTATTATGTCGTTTCAATTAGAACCAGGAACTGGACGATTAACAAAATTACGTAGAGTACAAAAAATTGGTGGAATGATAACGAGCCTCTCTTGGCGTTCATGGTTTTCAAGAAATGCACCATGGCCAGCACTTTTAGTGAGCAGTGCTTGcaatgcaatattattatatcacatTATTGATAATCAAGGATCTTTAACACTTTGGACTAAATATCCAATAAAAcataa GCAACATTTTGTCAGATCTACTTTTGGTCCTCAAATGGAATCATGCCTAATAGCGACTGGTTCTGAAGATGGCACAATTCACTTATTAGATTCAGCTAGACAGGGAAAGGCAGTAAAAATTAATCGACTCGAGGGCCATGCAACACCAACACTTGCATTATGCTTTAATTACGATGAATCTCTTTTTGCATCTGCAGATCATCAAGGGCTTATTATTGTATGGCGCAATCGACAACgtcatatataa
- the LOC116428915 gene encoding WD repeat-containing protein 13 isoform X3 gives MLYIRRRNQLLKEKFCKDPKICEKYLKLRSKLLFLRYGESLEQNSLGSHTTEEEKSEIKTKLCSKQRKSIAENFAFDGVHHVFDQHNAPVTMLKFANNDKSKLCCASLDGLLSICETISVPPKVTALLKGHKKGVTALDWSISNDLIVSSSLDGTIRLWNVAAEISPAFLREVKDQQRAEVLCCGFIPINNNLVIAGNSQGLVQILNISTGIYTRGGSCKIGGKVLSLTCEGSGGLVIWAGNDRGIIMSFQLEPGTGRLTKLRRVQKIGGMITSLSWRSWFSRNAPWPALLVSSACNAILLYHIIDNQGSLTLWTKYPIKHKQHFVRSTFGPQMESCLIATGSEDGTIHLLDSARQGKAVKINRLEGHATPTLALCFNYDESLFASADHQGLIIVWRNRQRHI, from the exons ATGCTTTATATTCGTCGTAGAAATCAGTTATTAAAGGAAAAGTTTTGTAAAGATCCAAAAATCTGtgaaaagtatttgaaattgagatcaaaattattatttttacgatATGGTGAGAGCTTAGAACAAAATAGTCTTGGAAGTCATACAACGGAAGAAGAAAAATCAGAGAtcaaaacaaaattatgtagTAAACAACGAAAATCAATAGCTGAAAATTTTGCATTTGATGGAGTGCATCATGTTTTTGATCAACACAATGCTCCTGTAACAATGTTGAAATTTGCTAATaatgataaatcaaaattatgcTGCGCATCATTGGATGGGTTATTATCAATATGCGAGACTATTAGTGTCCCTCCAAAAGTAACAGCATTGTTGAAAGGTCATAAAAAGGGTGTTACTGCATTAGATTGGAGTATAAGTAATGATCTCATAGTTTCATCTTCTTTGGATGGTACTATAAGACTTTGGAATGTTGCTGCAGAAATTAGTCCAGCTTTTTTACGAGAAGTTAAGGATCAACAGAGAGCAGAAGTGTTATGTTGTGGATTTAtacctataaataataatttagttatAGCTGGCAATTCACAGGGACttgtacaaattttaaatatatctactGGTATATACACACGTGGTGGATCTTGTAAAATTGGAGGAAAA GTTTTATCATTGACTTGCGAAGGCAGTGGTGGTTTGGTGATATGGGCTGGAAATGATAGAGGAATTATTATGTCGTTTCAATTAGAACCAGGAACTGGACGATTAACAAAATTACGTAGAGTACAAAAAATTGGTGGAATGATAACGAGCCTCTCTTGGCGTTCATGGTTTTCAAGAAATGCACCATGGCCAGCACTTTTAGTGAGCAGTGCTTGcaatgcaatattattatatcacatTATTGATAATCAAGGATCTTTAACACTTTGGACTAAATATCCAATAAAAcataa GCAACATTTTGTCAGATCTACTTTTGGTCCTCAAATGGAATCATGCCTAATAGCGACTGGTTCTGAAGATGGCACAATTCACTTATTAGATTCAGCTAGACAGGGAAAGGCAGTAAAAATTAATCGACTCGAGGGCCATGCAACACCAACACTTGCATTATGCTTTAATTACGATGAATCTCTTTTTGCATCTGCAGATCATCAAGGGCTTATTATTGTATGGCGCAATCGACAACgtcatatataa
- the LOC116428915 gene encoding WD repeat-containing protein 13 isoform X1, protein MYLDMERYKMVTTWHQQVFALDAKYNAQRVNKLPSLGMLYIRRRNQLLKEKFCKDPKICEKYLKLRSKLLFLRYGESLEQNSLGSHTTEEEKSEIKTKLCSKQRKSIAENFAFDGVHHVFDQHNAPVTMLKFANNDKSKLCCASLDGLLSICETISVPPKVTALLKGHKKGVTALDWSISNDLIVSSSLDGTIRLWNVAAEISPAFLREVKDQQRAEVLCCGFIPINNNLVIAGNSQGLVQILNISTGIYTRGGSCKIGGKVLSLTCEGSGGLVIWAGNDRGIIMSFQLEPGTGRLTKLRRVQKIGGMITSLSWRSWFSRNAPWPALLVSSACNAILLYHIIDNQGSLTLWTKYPIKHKQHFVRSTFGPQMESCLIATGSEDGTIHLLDSARQGKAVKINRLEGHATPTLALCFNYDESLFASADHQGLIIVWRNRQRHI, encoded by the exons ATGTACCTAGATATGGAGAGG taCAAAATGGTTACTACATGGCATCAGCAAGTGTTTGCTCTTGATGCAAAATATAATGCTCAACGTGTAAACAAGTTACCTTCTTTag gTATGCTTTATATTCGTCGTAGAAATCAGTTATTAAAGGAAAAGTTTTGTAAAGATCCAAAAATCTGtgaaaagtatttgaaattgagatcaaaattattatttttacgatATGGTGAGAGCTTAGAACAAAATAGTCTTGGAAGTCATACAACGGAAGAAGAAAAATCAGAGAtcaaaacaaaattatgtagTAAACAACGAAAATCAATAGCTGAAAATTTTGCATTTGATGGAGTGCATCATGTTTTTGATCAACACAATGCTCCTGTAACAATGTTGAAATTTGCTAATaatgataaatcaaaattatgcTGCGCATCATTGGATGGGTTATTATCAATATGCGAGACTATTAGTGTCCCTCCAAAAGTAACAGCATTGTTGAAAGGTCATAAAAAGGGTGTTACTGCATTAGATTGGAGTATAAGTAATGATCTCATAGTTTCATCTTCTTTGGATGGTACTATAAGACTTTGGAATGTTGCTGCAGAAATTAGTCCAGCTTTTTTACGAGAAGTTAAGGATCAACAGAGAGCAGAAGTGTTATGTTGTGGATTTAtacctataaataataatttagttatAGCTGGCAATTCACAGGGACttgtacaaattttaaatatatctactGGTATATACACACGTGGTGGATCTTGTAAAATTGGAGGAAAA GTTTTATCATTGACTTGCGAAGGCAGTGGTGGTTTGGTGATATGGGCTGGAAATGATAGAGGAATTATTATGTCGTTTCAATTAGAACCAGGAACTGGACGATTAACAAAATTACGTAGAGTACAAAAAATTGGTGGAATGATAACGAGCCTCTCTTGGCGTTCATGGTTTTCAAGAAATGCACCATGGCCAGCACTTTTAGTGAGCAGTGCTTGcaatgcaatattattatatcacatTATTGATAATCAAGGATCTTTAACACTTTGGACTAAATATCCAATAAAAcataa GCAACATTTTGTCAGATCTACTTTTGGTCCTCAAATGGAATCATGCCTAATAGCGACTGGTTCTGAAGATGGCACAATTCACTTATTAGATTCAGCTAGACAGGGAAAGGCAGTAAAAATTAATCGACTCGAGGGCCATGCAACACCAACACTTGCATTATGCTTTAATTACGATGAATCTCTTTTTGCATCTGCAGATCATCAAGGGCTTATTATTGTATGGCGCAATCGACAACgtcatatataa